One Candidatus Poribacteria bacterium DNA segment encodes these proteins:
- a CDS encoding prepilin peptidase has translation MMLSYQNLSIVLLLLFCLHATYTDLRERKIKNFCSYGAVYAGILCHVISVLSGNSPLLGSIAILLGGFCIVLALYWFGIFAAGDAKLVWGASLLMPVGLFAEANAFAQYTPIALIINMFAPYFLILVAYLFIKTRLQQKLQAFTLIFQQEDFRKQIFEMVFRLIFLLGLGQFVTLSLGGLGIELGFWHQLLIVLSLYFTLSHYITKYSLEKFRNSVGSVVLIALMIVTTPWSLSAWSAAYIPFLKIYLVYIVIFFFGRNFIYNLDSMVLGREIDISDLREGMVPAEQIVKTEGDDGEVTYSKEGFALPNVLNSNIILGTLPGGVSKEKAAELKQLSEEGEFEDFENKIRIQRSLRFAPVIFLGVILTILCRGPFFTCFQ, from the coding sequence ATGATGCTAAGTTATCAAAACCTCTCTATTGTTCTTCTTCTACTCTTTTGTCTGCATGCGACTTACACAGATTTACGAGAAAGAAAAATCAAGAATTTTTGTAGCTACGGTGCCGTCTACGCTGGGATTCTTTGTCACGTTATCTCCGTCTTGTCAGGGAATAGTCCGCTTTTAGGCAGTATAGCGATCCTTCTGGGGGGGTTCTGCATTGTTCTCGCACTTTATTGGTTCGGCATCTTCGCCGCTGGAGATGCTAAACTCGTTTGGGGGGCATCGCTGCTGATGCCGGTAGGGTTATTTGCAGAAGCAAACGCGTTCGCGCAGTACACACCGATAGCCCTCATTATCAACATGTTCGCGCCTTACTTCTTGATTCTTGTAGCGTATCTCTTCATCAAGACGAGGCTACAACAGAAATTGCAGGCTTTTACACTCATCTTTCAACAAGAGGACTTTCGTAAACAGATTTTTGAAATGGTATTCCGTCTCATTTTTCTACTTGGGCTGGGGCAGTTTGTTACACTCTCACTGGGCGGGTTAGGGATTGAATTGGGATTTTGGCATCAGTTATTGATCGTGCTGTCTTTGTATTTTACCCTCAGTCACTATATAACAAAATACAGTCTGGAAAAATTCCGTAACTCTGTTGGCAGTGTAGTGCTGATTGCGTTGATGATCGTCACAACACCTTGGAGCCTGAGTGCTTGGTCAGCAGCTTATATCCCATTTTTGAAGATATACCTTGTTTATATTGTTATTTTCTTCTTTGGTAGAAATTTCATTTATAATTTGGATAGCATGGTGTTAGGTCGAGAGATAGACATCTCTGATTTAAGAGAGGGAATGGTCCCTGCTGAACAGATTGTTAAAACTGAAGGGGACGATGGAGAAGTAACTTATAGCAAAGAAGGTTTCGCGCTCCCGAATGTGTTAAACTCGAATATTATCCTTGGGACGTTGCCGGGCGGTGTCTCGAAAGAGAAGGCGGCAGAATTGAAACAACTATCAGAAGAAGGCGAATTTGAGGATTTTGAGAACAAGATCCGCATCCAACGCTCTTTACGTTTCGCGCCTGTGATCTTTTTAGGTGTTATCTTGACTATTCTATGCCGAGGTCCTTTCTTCACGTGTTTTCAGTGA
- a CDS encoding sigma-70 family RNA polymerase sigma factor has protein sequence MSGNSKAFTALVRKHQKGAHALAWRRIGNFHHTEEITQDTFVRVYKHLPKLKDLSQFSGWLYVITNRLCNTWLQDNKSLIGSLEDVPMVEMQRTSYKRYISDQKERKNDIPTPPHMSFTYINSAEC, from the coding sequence TTGTCAGGCAACAGCAAAGCATTCACTGCATTAGTCCGCAAGCATCAAAAAGGTGCCCACGCTTTGGCTTGGCGGAGGATTGGTAATTTTCATCATACCGAAGAGATTACCCAGGACACCTTTGTTCGAGTATACAAGCACCTCCCAAAGTTAAAGGACCTCAGTCAGTTTTCTGGCTGGCTTTATGTCATCACGAATCGACTCTGCAATACTTGGTTACAAGACAACAAATCTTTAATAGGATCCCTGGAGGATGTCCCCATGGTAGAGATGCAGAGAACGTCTTATAAACGCTATATTTCGGATCAAAAGGAGAGAAAAAATGATATACCGACACCTCCCCATATGTCTTTTACTTATATTAATTCCGCTGAGTGCTAA
- a CDS encoding CotH kinase family protein, with protein sequence MLKSTINASVKKITLLLLSGVLLSIPTSCFAIKEKTSILPLVLIDTFGKWIPDEPKISARMKIIYDESGGRNALNSPHVHFDGKIGIEVRGKTSQAFPKKQYGFEIQDDSGNDKDVSLLQLPAESDWILNGPYSDKTLMRNYLAYEFSNRMGRYAIRTKFVEVFLNDSGDTKIRQKHYVGVYLLMEKIKRGKNRVNIQSLKSTQEKPSEITGGYILKIDKIDLNDRYFLTDYRTRLIHVYPKGNQISAAQKAWIRNYMSAFESSLKAPDRGEYVEYIHTDTFIDHFIINELFRNIDGFRNSTYMYKDRNTKLKMGPIWDFNLSMGNAYFNNGWETDGWLIHTNPVPFWWDRLLTDENFKRKLVKRWRALRKDELTTSKLLEEIDRTAEYLSKAQSRNFERWPVLGVSVLGNPQSNPSTYEQEVHQLKTWLQDRLEWIDAHIGYLGQ encoded by the coding sequence ATGCTAAAATCTACTATAAATGCCTCTGTAAAAAAAATCACACTTTTGCTTCTGAGCGGTGTTCTGTTATCCATTCCTACAAGTTGCTTTGCCATCAAGGAGAAGACATCGATTTTACCGCTTGTTCTTATTGATACCTTTGGGAAATGGATTCCTGACGAGCCCAAAATTTCTGCGCGGATGAAGATTATTTACGATGAATCTGGCGGCAGAAACGCCTTGAATAGCCCACACGTCCATTTTGATGGGAAAATCGGTATAGAGGTCCGAGGGAAAACTTCACAGGCGTTTCCGAAAAAGCAGTACGGTTTTGAAATTCAGGACGATAGTGGAAATGATAAAGATGTATCGCTGCTGCAACTTCCAGCGGAATCCGACTGGATTTTGAATGGTCCCTATTCGGATAAAACCCTTATGCGGAATTACCTGGCGTACGAGTTCAGTAATCGAATGGGTAGGTATGCAATCAGAACAAAGTTTGTCGAAGTATTTCTTAATGATTCAGGGGATACAAAGATTAGACAAAAACACTATGTTGGTGTTTACTTACTGATGGAAAAGATTAAGCGCGGGAAAAACCGGGTCAATATTCAATCGCTGAAGTCAACACAGGAGAAACCGTCGGAAATCACGGGGGGCTATATCCTGAAAATCGACAAAATTGACCTTAATGACAGGTACTTTCTTACGGATTACCGCACACGGTTGATTCATGTATATCCGAAAGGAAACCAAATATCCGCTGCCCAAAAAGCGTGGATTCGGAACTATATGAGCGCATTTGAATCGTCGTTAAAAGCCCCAGATCGCGGTGAATATGTCGAGTATATTCATACGGATACTTTTATCGATCATTTCATCATCAATGAACTTTTCAGAAACATAGATGGATTCCGGAACAGCACCTATATGTACAAAGATAGAAACACCAAACTGAAAATGGGACCCATCTGGGATTTCAACTTATCAATGGGCAATGCATATTTTAATAACGGTTGGGAAACGGATGGGTGGTTGATTCATACAAACCCCGTCCCCTTTTGGTGGGATCGATTACTAACAGACGAAAACTTCAAACGAAAACTCGTTAAGAGGTGGCGAGCTCTTCGGAAAGATGAACTTACGACTTCAAAGCTCCTGGAGGAAATTGATCGAACTGCTGAATATCTATCCAAGGCACAATCAAGGAACTTTGAGAGATGGCCAGTGCTTGGGGTCAGCGTTCTCGGCAATCCTCAATCCAATCCGTCCACCTATGAACAAGAGGTACACCAGTTGAAAACATGGTTGCAGGACCGACTGGAGTGGATAGATGCACATATCGGATATCTCGGACAGTAA
- a CDS encoding IS630 family transposase (programmed frameshift), translated as MPAKQYSVMLEQDQRESLIGLISTGNQASARKLTRARILLKADEGQFGPAYADKQIQEAVEVSASTIERTRKTFVREGLEAALTPKKPSKPSRPKKFDGDTEAHLIALACSDPPEGHARWTLRLLAEKMVELQHFSSISHECIRQVPKKNQLRPWRVQRWCIPAAASAAFVTAMEAVLDLYGHPEDPRYPVVCVDETSKQHLQEMRPPIPLRPGKPYRYDPEYKRNGVSNLFMIFAPFLGFRHVEVTDQRTSIDFAHICRDIVDVHFPKAEKILLVCDNLNTHKPGSLYKAFDAQEAERIAEKLQFHYTPKHGSWLNIAEIEFSVLRRQCLCRRIPDQQTLKREVQAWQNRRNQQGATVRWGFTADDARIKLKRLYPSTES; from the exons ATGCCAGCGAAACAATACTCTGTTATGCTTGAGCAGGACCAGCGAGAGTCTCTCATCGGTCTGATCTCTACCGGAAACCAAGCCTCCGCCCGAAAACTCACGCGTGCGAGAATCCTGCTGAAAGCGGATGAAGGCCAGTTTGGACCCGCATACGCCGATAAACAGATTCAAGAAGCGGTTGAAGTCTCCGCGTCTACCATTGAGCGAACCCGCAAAACCTTTGTGCGTGAAGGACTCGAAGCCGCCTTGACCCCGAAAAAGCCATCTAAGCCCTCAAGACCGAAAAAGTTTGATGGTGACACAGAAGCCCATCTGATCGCTCTGGCGTGTTCAGATCCTCCAGAGGGACACGCCCGATGGACGCTGCGCCTGTTAGCTGAGAAAATGGTAGAACTCCAGCATTTTTCGAGTATTTCTCATGAGTGTATCCGACAGGTTC CTAAAAAAAACCAACTCCGCCCCTGGCGCGTGCAGCGATGGTGTATCCCCGCAGCGGCTTCGGCGGCATTCGTGACGGCGATGGAAGCCGTCTTAGACCTCTATGGGCACCCTGAAGACCCGAGGTATCCTGTGGTGTGTGTGGATGAGACGAGTAAACAACACCTTCAGGAAATGCGTCCACCGATCCCGCTAAGGCCGGGTAAACCTTACCGATATGATCCTGAATATAAACGCAATGGCGTGAGCAATCTGTTTATGATTTTCGCACCCTTTTTGGGGTTTCGACACGTTGAAGTCACTGACCAACGCACGAGCATTGATTTCGCACATATCTGCCGAGATATCGTCGATGTGCATTTTCCAAAAGCAGAAAAGATTCTGCTGGTTTGCGATAATCTCAATACACACAAGCCGGGGTCGTTGTATAAGGCGTTTGATGCACAAGAGGCCGAGCGGATCGCTGAAAAACTTCAGTTTCACTATACCCCGAAGCATGGGAGTTGGTTGAACATCGCCGAGATTGAGTTTTCTGTGCTAAGGCGGCAGTGTCTTTGTAGGCGTATCCCCGACCAACAGACCCTCAAGCGCGAGGTCCAGGCATGGCAAAACCGGAGAAATCAACAAGGGGCGACTGTCCGCTGGGGGTTTACCGCTGACGATGCCCGCATCAAACTCAAACGACTCTATCCTTCAACAGAGAGTTGA
- a CDS encoding AAA family ATPase, protein MIQRLEVVGLNYQFDYGLKFNPDLNIFTGSNGCGKTTLLKLMWYLISGNLHRIITEIPFEFVLIETDQFSFSMASSNDHKNRGDTLHLVWKFGTGEEKSAQIRRSRFLRNQTVLSLNARIASVSQNSLFFPTFRRIEGGYSHFSRFVERLLVLSQLSVEG, encoded by the coding sequence ATGATACAAAGACTTGAAGTTGTCGGATTGAATTACCAATTTGATTATGGATTGAAGTTTAATCCTGATTTAAACATTTTTACCGGATCAAACGGTTGCGGTAAAACGACTCTGCTAAAGTTGATGTGGTACTTAATTAGTGGAAACCTTCACCGGATTATTACTGAAATTCCGTTTGAGTTTGTTTTAATTGAAACCGACCAGTTTTCTTTTTCTATGGCTTCATCCAATGACCATAAGAATAGAGGGGACACTTTGCACCTTGTATGGAAATTTGGAACGGGAGAAGAGAAGTCTGCACAGATTCGTCGATCAAGATTTTTAAGAAATCAAACAGTTCTTTCCCTTAATGCACGGATAGCATCTGTGTCACAGAATAGTCTATTTTTTCCAACTTTTAGGAGAATTGAAGGCGGTTATTCTCATTTTTCCAGATTTGTTGAACGACTACTAGTGCTAAGTCAACTCTCTGTTGAAGGATAG